One genomic region from Thermococcus sp. encodes:
- a CDS encoding SHOCT domain-containing protein, which produces MSALQSGDEARVLETIKVVESMRALGKSGGAAMGAGLVAIPYLFGGGYPQAPPGQYPQPQQPPQPPQQEPQSQPPTKGGIKEKLSLLKELYEEGLITQEEYEAKRKKLLEELL; this is translated from the coding sequence ATGAGTGCCCTCCAGAGTGGAGACGAAGCCAGGGTTCTTGAAACAATAAAAGTGGTCGAATCAATGAGGGCCCTTGGAAAATCAGGGGGGGCGGCCATGGGCGCCGGACTGGTGGCGATACCATATCTCTTCGGGGGAGGATATCCTCAGGCACCCCCGGGCCAGTACCCTCAGCCGCAGCAACCTCCACAACCACCACAGCAGGAGCCCCAATCTCAGCCCCCTACAAAAGGAGGCATTAAAGAGAAGCTATCCCTCCTGAAGGAACTCTATGAAGAGGGCCTGATAACCCAAGAGGAGTACGAGGCCAAGAGAAAGAAACTCCTGGAAGAACTTCTGTGA
- a CDS encoding serine/threonine protein kinase, with product MFDHLISKAQLGRFYSHLKSLGLDEIGPYAKGTTSLIFRARLDEKNVIIKLQRSDSPRQNFMREAEIIRAMEPFSVTPPLIAYGVFEGLEYLIREFAEGEIIFYAELEKRHIFEIVEKTALLDGMGLDHGQIQGGKHIIIDERVYLIDFEKAGWRKPRNLTSAMAMIFLNDNYISHRVREKFGIDREFLDEMRNEVRAYKRTGRLSGLLRLLSRL from the coding sequence ATGTTCGACCACTTGATAAGCAAAGCTCAACTGGGGCGGTTTTACTCTCACCTGAAATCGCTTGGATTGGACGAAATAGGGCCCTACGCCAAGGGCACGACTAGCTTAATCTTCAGGGCGAGGTTGGATGAAAAAAACGTCATTATAAAGCTTCAACGATCAGATTCCCCGAGGCAGAACTTTATGCGCGAGGCGGAAATCATCCGTGCGATGGAGCCCTTTTCGGTTACCCCACCGCTGATAGCCTATGGCGTCTTTGAGGGCCTTGAGTACCTCATCCGGGAGTTCGCTGAGGGAGAGATAATATTCTATGCGGAGCTTGAAAAACGGCATATCTTCGAGATAGTCGAGAAAACCGCCCTCCTCGACGGGATGGGCCTCGACCACGGCCAGATCCAGGGGGGTAAGCACATAATAATCGACGAGCGCGTTTATCTCATAGACTTCGAGAAGGCCGGCTGGAGGAAGCCGAGGAACCTCACCTCTGCCATGGCGATGATATTTCTCAACGATAATTACATCTCGCACCGCGTCAGGGAGAAGTTCGGTATCGATAGGGAATTTCTGGACGAGATGAGGAACGAAGTTAGAGCTTACAAAAGAACGGGAAGGCTTTCAGGCCTTCTGCGCCTTCTCTCTCGCCTTTAA
- a CDS encoding S9 family peptidase → MSSIEWNHETFSKFAYLDDPRIRGNLVAYTLTKANMKEDRYESIVVVENLETGARRFIENASMPRISSDGKKLAFMRPNEEKKESEIWVADVQTLSAKKVLSAKNVRSIQWNDDSRRLLVVGFKRRDDEDFVFDDDVPTWFDGMGFFDGEKTTFWVLDTESEEVIDRFEKPRFSSGIWHGDSIAVNVPHRDGSKPALFKFYDIYLWRDGEEEKLFEGVSFEAVDSDGKVILLRGKREKKYLSEHEWLYIWDGELKPVYEGLLDVYGAKLDGGRVYFLTPDAGRVNLWLWDGEAERIVAGDHWVYGFDVHGGRAVLLITTATRVAELYLYDGELKQLTDYNVPIFERLKTFEPRHFRFKSLDLEIDGWYLKPKLKEGEKAPVIVFVHGGPKGMYGYRFVYEMQLMANKGYYIVFVNPRGSDGYTEDFALRVLKRTGLEDFGDITNGIEEFFKLEPQADRERVGITGISYGGFMTNWALTQSDLFKAGISENGISYWLTSYAFSDIGLWYDAEVIGPNPLENENYRKLSPLFYADRVKAPILLIHSLEDYRCPLDQSLMFYNVLRDMGKEAYIVIFRRGAHGHSIRGKPKHRAKRYRLFIEFFERKLKRYEEGFDVEKVMKGEKKE, encoded by the coding sequence ATGAGCAGTATCGAATGGAACCACGAGACCTTTTCTAAGTTCGCCTACTTGGACGACCCTAGGATAAGGGGAAACCTGGTTGCCTACACCCTCACCAAGGCTAACATGAAGGAAGACAGATACGAGAGCATCGTCGTTGTTGAGAATCTGGAAACCGGGGCGAGGCGCTTCATCGAGAACGCCTCCATGCCAAGGATTTCGTCCGACGGCAAAAAGCTCGCCTTCATGCGCCCCAACGAGGAGAAGAAGGAGAGCGAGATATGGGTCGCTGACGTTCAGACCCTGAGCGCAAAGAAGGTTTTGAGCGCTAAAAACGTCCGCTCGATTCAGTGGAACGACGACTCCCGGAGGCTCCTGGTTGTGGGGTTCAAGAGGAGGGACGACGAGGACTTCGTCTTCGACGACGACGTTCCCACCTGGTTTGATGGCATGGGCTTCTTCGACGGCGAGAAAACGACCTTCTGGGTTCTCGACACTGAGAGTGAGGAGGTAATAGATCGGTTTGAGAAGCCGAGGTTTTCGAGCGGAATCTGGCACGGCGATTCCATAGCGGTCAACGTTCCCCACCGCGATGGGAGCAAGCCAGCACTCTTCAAGTTCTACGACATCTACCTCTGGCGGGACGGCGAGGAGGAGAAGCTCTTCGAGGGGGTTTCCTTTGAAGCCGTGGATTCCGACGGGAAAGTCATCCTCCTGAGGGGTAAGAGGGAGAAGAAGTACCTCAGCGAGCACGAGTGGCTCTACATCTGGGACGGAGAGCTCAAGCCGGTCTACGAGGGCCTGCTCGACGTTTACGGCGCGAAGCTCGATGGGGGAAGGGTCTACTTCCTGACGCCGGACGCGGGCAGGGTGAACCTCTGGCTCTGGGATGGGGAGGCCGAGAGAATCGTTGCCGGTGACCACTGGGTATACGGCTTCGATGTCCACGGTGGCAGGGCGGTTCTGCTGATAACGACCGCGACGAGGGTTGCCGAGCTCTACCTCTACGACGGCGAGCTGAAGCAGCTCACCGACTACAACGTGCCGATATTCGAGAGGCTCAAGACCTTTGAGCCGAGGCACTTCCGCTTCAAGTCCCTTGACCTTGAGATAGACGGCTGGTACCTCAAACCGAAGCTGAAGGAGGGGGAGAAGGCGCCGGTTATAGTCTTCGTCCACGGCGGGCCGAAGGGTATGTACGGTTACAGGTTCGTTTACGAGATGCAGCTGATGGCGAACAAGGGCTACTACATCGTCTTCGTGAACCCGCGCGGCAGCGATGGCTATACCGAGGACTTTGCCCTCCGCGTGCTGAAGAGAACCGGCTTGGAGGACTTCGGGGACATAACAAACGGCATTGAGGAGTTCTTTAAGCTCGAACCCCAGGCAGACAGGGAGAGGGTTGGAATAACGGGTATAAGCTACGGCGGCTTTATGACCAACTGGGCCCTAACTCAGTCCGACCTCTTCAAGGCCGGCATCAGCGAGAACGGCATAAGCTACTGGCTCACCAGCTACGCCTTCTCTGACATTGGCCTCTGGTACGATGCTGAGGTCATCGGCCCGAACCCGCTGGAGAACGAGAACTACCGGAAGCTCAGCCCGCTCTTCTACGCCGACAGGGTTAAAGCGCCGATCCTGCTCATCCACAGCCTTGAGGACTACCGTTGTCCACTCGACCAGAGCCTCATGTTCTACAACGTGCTCAGGGACATGGGCAAGGAGGCATACATAGTGATATTCAGGCGCGGCGCCCACGGTCACAGTATCCGCGGGAAGCCAAAGCATCGTGCCAAGCGCTACAGGCTCTTCATCGAGTTCTTCGAGCGCAAACTTAAGAGGTACGAGGAAGGCTTTGATGTGGAGAAGGTGATGAAGGGCGAGAAGAAAGAATGA
- a CDS encoding Lrp/AsnC ligand binding domain-containing protein produces MVTAFILMVTAAGKEREVMEKLLAMPEVKEAYVVYGEYDLVVKVETDTLKDLDQFITEKIRKMSEIQMTSTMIAI; encoded by the coding sequence ATGGTGACGGCTTTTATTTTGATGGTGACGGCCGCTGGAAAGGAAAGGGAAGTTATGGAGAAGCTTCTGGCCATGCCGGAGGTTAAGGAGGCTTACGTGGTCTATGGCGAATACGATCTCGTCGTAAAGGTCGAGACCGACACGCTCAAGGACCTTGACCAGTTCATCACGGAGAAGATAAGGAAGATGTCCGAGATACAGATGACCTCGACGATGATAGCCATCTGA
- a CDS encoding SPFH domain-containing protein produces MVIQKTNVIEWKNAGPDDVLWVYPHEDIRWGSMVVVKESEVAVFMRDGKVYDVLPPGRHTITTQNLPLLTKAFQFLAGYGETPFKARVVFVSLKQFMGRFGTKLRLKLSPRASWMTEMQTFGTFWFRISDPVLFLTQLAGTQPYFTSKDVTTFLRSYFNEAIIQELSKYSVMEVQTKLEEITMKMKAGTLYTASNKRGWSSWT; encoded by the coding sequence ATGGTGATCCAAAAAACAAACGTCATAGAGTGGAAAAACGCCGGACCGGATGACGTTCTCTGGGTTTATCCCCACGAGGATATACGCTGGGGCTCCATGGTGGTCGTCAAGGAGTCTGAAGTAGCCGTGTTTATGAGGGACGGGAAGGTCTACGACGTCCTCCCACCCGGAAGACACACTATAACAACCCAAAACCTGCCCCTGCTGACGAAGGCATTCCAATTCTTGGCTGGATATGGAGAAACACCCTTCAAAGCCAGGGTAGTTTTCGTGTCACTCAAACAGTTCATGGGTAGGTTCGGAACTAAACTCCGGCTGAAACTCAGCCCCAGAGCATCCTGGATGACTGAGATGCAGACCTTCGGCACCTTCTGGTTCCGGATATCAGACCCGGTCCTGTTCCTCACGCAACTGGCGGGAACCCAGCCTTATTTCACATCAAAGGACGTCACTACTTTCCTACGCTCCTATTTCAACGAGGCGATTATCCAGGAGCTCTCAAAGTACTCCGTGATGGAAGTCCAGACGAAACTGGAAGAGATAACCATGAAGATGAAGGCCGGGACCCTCTACACAGCTTCAAACAAAAGGGGCTGGAGCTCCTGGACGTAA